In Carya illinoinensis cultivar Pawnee chromosome 9, C.illinoinensisPawnee_v1, whole genome shotgun sequence, the following are encoded in one genomic region:
- the LOC122275275 gene encoding dirigent protein 22-like — MAETFQRVTPIFVLILFTIFTFSLIPVTAEKNHRFSRTLSPAKLGLKQEKLSHLHFYFHDIVAGRNPTAVRVAEALMTNRSSTGFGAVVMIDDPLTVRPEPNSRIVGRAQGLYASASQTEVGLLMVLNFAFIEGKYNGSTLSVLGRNTVFSPVREFPIIGGSGLFRFARGYAHARTHVFNLTSGDAVVEYNVYVFHY; from the coding sequence ATGGCCGAAACCTTTCAAAGAGTGACTCCCATCTTCGTCCTCATTCTCTTCACTATTTTCACCTTCTCATTAATCCCGGTCACTGCAGAAAAGAACCATCGCTTCTCAAGAACATTATCTCCTGCAAAACTTGGACTCAAGCAAGAGAAACTAAGCCACCTCCACTTCTACTTCCACGACATCGTCGCCGGAAGAAACCCTACTGCCGTCAGAGTTGCGGAGGCCCTCATGACGAACAGGTCATCGACAGGTTTTGGTGCCGTGGTGATGATCGACGACCCCTTGACCGTGCGGCCGGAGCCGAACTCCAGAATCGTGGGAAGAGCGCAAGGATTATATGCATCTGCTTCGCAAACTGAGGTGGGCTTGTTAATGGTGCTGAACTTTGCTTTCATTGAAGGGAAGTATAATGGTAGTACTCTCAGCGTATTGGGGCGGAACACTGTGTTCTCGCCCGTGAGGGAGTTTCCGATCATTGGTGGGAGCGGGCTTTTCCGGTTCGCACGGGGGTATGCTCATGCCAGAACTCACGTGTTTAACCTCACAAGTGGGGATGCTGTTGTGGAGTATAATGTCTACGTCTTCCATTATTGA
- the LOC122277671 gene encoding uncharacterized protein LOC122277671 isoform X2: MLLLLLGQDYLIQGIPQLQNRLKGPKWLPFIVGLPPLLLFSGASVAFGGLMCWLQLIQMVKLQFRYLYKTEAGSSCEEHILEGQGCRY, from the exons ATGCTACTGCTGTT GCTGGGGCAG GATTATTTGATTCAAGGGATCCCGCAACTTCAAAATCGCTTGAAAGGACCAAAGTGGCTTCCTTTCATAGTAGGG CTTCCTCCATTGCTACTATTTTCTGGTGCTAGCGTTGCATTTGGAG GTCTGATGTGCTGGTTACAACTCATTCAAATGGTTAAGCTGCAATTCAGATACTTGTACAAAACAGAAGCTGGCTCAAGCTGTGAGGAACATATCTTGGAGGGCCAGGGCTGTAGATATTAG
- the LOC122277671 gene encoding uncharacterized protein LOC122277671 isoform X3 → MSTVTHFIDIDPAGAGIGEIVNAVHGLNTGIPQLQNRLKGPKWLPFIVGLPPLLLFSGASVAFGGAHVTRLTLLFPSLQVTVQL, encoded by the exons ATGTCCACGGTGACTCACTTTATCGATATTGATCCG GCTGGGGCAGGTATTGGTGAAATAGTTAATGCAGTTCATGGTTTAAATACGG GGATCCCGCAACTTCAAAATCGCTTGAAAGGACCAAAGTGGCTTCCTTTCATAGTAGGG CTTCCTCCATTGCTACTATTTTCTGGTGCTAGCGTTGCATTTGGAG GTGCACATGTTACGAGGTTGACTTTACTTTTCCCAAGTTTGCAAGTAACGGTGCAGTTGTAG
- the LOC122275273 gene encoding zinc finger protein 8-like, whose product MDKTERETHDFMNVESFSQLPFIRPAPVKEKGIRLFGIEFGGDKHAGAGTDDQSESAETNACEIDAKDNMNENGESNRRFECHYCCRNFPTSQALGGHQNAHKRERQHAKRAHLQSAMVHGSHLSDAHVYAGFMNYRLGSAPIPAMSYPSWNTSNTNTVATNGRYYGSHSSFSQPPPINGSPLALWRIPAGQSNPTFNRDPSLHPLPLFAGDELKPSHVGGSSSQSRYVYESKASVQDHVSLDLHL is encoded by the coding sequence ATGGACAAGACCGAGAGAGAGACCCATGACTTCATGaacgttgaatcgttctctcaGCTGCCCTTCATTCGCCCCGCACCAGTTAAGGAAAAGGGCATTAGGCTTTTTGGCATAGAATTCGGCGGTGACAAACATGCAGGTGCCGGCACTGATGATCAGTCCGAGTCTGCCGAGACCAACGCATGCGAGATCGACGCAAAGGACAACATGAACGAGAACGGGGAGAGTAACCGCAGATTTGAGTGCCACTACTGTTGTCGAAACTTCCCTACCTCTCAAGCCTTAGGCGGCCACCAAAACGCCCATAAAAGGGAACGCCAACACGCAAAACGCGCACATCTTCAGTCGGCCATGGTACATGGTAGCCACCTCTCTGATGCGCACGTCTATGCAGGGTTCATGAATTACCGCCTCGGCTCCGCTCCAATTCCGGCAATGTCCTATCCATCGTGGAACACTAGTAATACTAATACCGTTGCTACTAATGGTAGGTATTATGGAAGCCACAGCTCGTTTTCTCAGCCTCCTCCTATAAATGGGAGTCCTTTGGCCTTGTGGCGAATCCCTGCCGGCCAAAGTAACCCTACTTTTAATCGGGACCCTTCGTTGCACCCGTTGCCATTGTTTGCCGGGGATGAGTTAAAGCCCTCACACGTGGGTGGGTCTAGTTCTCAAAGCAGGTACGTTTACGAATCGAAGGCGAGCGTCCAGGACCATGTGAGTTTGGATCTTCATCTGTAG
- the LOC122277671 gene encoding uncharacterized protein LOC122277671 isoform X1, translating to MSTVTHFIDIDPAGAGIGEIVNAVHGLNTGIPQLQNRLKGPKWLPFIVGLPPLLLFSGASVAFGGLMCWLQLIQMVKLQFRYLYKTEAGSSCEEHILEGQGCRY from the exons ATGTCCACGGTGACTCACTTTATCGATATTGATCCG GCTGGGGCAGGTATTGGTGAAATAGTTAATGCAGTTCATGGTTTAAATACGG GGATCCCGCAACTTCAAAATCGCTTGAAAGGACCAAAGTGGCTTCCTTTCATAGTAGGG CTTCCTCCATTGCTACTATTTTCTGGTGCTAGCGTTGCATTTGGAG GTCTGATGTGCTGGTTACAACTCATTCAAATGGTTAAGCTGCAATTCAGATACTTGTACAAAACAGAAGCTGGCTCAAGCTGTGAGGAACATATCTTGGAGGGCCAGGGCTGTAGATATTAG